One Bosea sp. 124 genomic window, CTAGGCCAGGCCTTTCCACTGCGCGCCGTGCCGGATCTCTGCGAGATGACGCTGGTCGCCAATGCGCTCGACCTGTCGGCCGATGCGGCCGGTTTCCACGCGCCGCCGGCCCGCATCCCGGAGCTGGCGGACCTGTTCGCCGGCACGAGCGATGGCGGGCTGGTCTCCGGCACGCGGCGGATCGACGTGTTCCACCATCTGCGCCTGGCCGAGGAAGCCAGCTTCGCGGGCGGGGTCTTCATCGTCGTGGCCTGCGACAATGCCGAAACCTGGGACATGCTGGCCGGCAAGGGCCATGTCGTCGGCCATGACGGCAAGACCGCGATGATCTATCTGCCGCGCCATCTGCTCGGCGTCGAGGTCGCGACCTCGATCCTCGATGCCGTCGGGCTCGGCCGCTCCGGCTATGGCGAGGATTATCGCCCGCGGCAGGATCTCGTCGCGGTCGCGCAGCGCGATCTGGCCGCCGGCACGGTCCTGACGATGGGCGGCCATCATCACAGCATCGCCGATGTCGGCGCCGAGGTCCGGCCGGCCGCCGCCCTGGCAGAGGACCGCGCCGCGCCGTTCTATCTCGTCGCGGATCGACGGCTTGTGCGCCCCGTCAGGGCGGGCGACGCGATTCGCCTCGGCGATGTCGAGATCGCCGCCGATTCCGACCTGCTGGCGATGCGTCGCCGGCAGGACGCGCTGTTTGCGGCCTGAAGAACGCATCCGGTTTGACAGCGCCGGGTCGGCATGCCGTAACCGGCGCCAAGACAGGACGGGTGGAACAGCGATGAGCGAGCCTGCGATCGACTATCCCCGAATCACGCGCCGGACCCTCCATGACGAGGTTCTGGAGCGTCTGCGCGACATGATCATCGAGGGCCGGCTCGCTCCCGGCCAGCGCATCAACGAGGGCGTCGTCGGCGCGCAGCTCGGCGTCTCGCGCACGCCGCTGCGCGAGGCGATCAAGACGCTCGCCAGCGAAGGGCTGGTCGAGATCCTGCCCGCGAAAGGCGCGATCGTGCGCCGCTTCTCCGCGCGCGATCTCGCCGACATCCTGGAGGTTCTCAAGACGCTCGAGCAGCTCGGCGGCCGCATCACCTGCGAAGAAGCGAGCGACGCGGCGATCGAGGCGATCCATGCCCTGCACCAGCAGATGCTCGCGCTCTACGAGACGCGCAACCGGCTGGAGTATTTCAAGCTCAACCAGGCCATCCACAGCGCCATCGTCGCCGCCTCCGGCAATGCGGCGCTGATGGAGATGCACGCGACCCTGCAATCGCGGATCAAACGGCTACGCTTCGTCGGCAATGAAGGGCCAGTGAAATGGGCTGGCGCCGTCGCCGAGCACGAGGAGATGATGGCGGCGCTGCTGAAGCGCGATGCGGCGGAACTCAGCCGCATCATCGGCGTCCATATGGACTCGACCCTGCTGCGGGTCCGCGAGGTGCTGTGAGCGCATTCCGGCCCGGTGCGGCTGGGCCGGAACAGCCGCGCGTCAGCGTTCCGAAGGCTGCTCCGCCATCGCCTTCTCGAGGCGGCCGACCGTTTCGTCCAGGCTCTCGGCAACGCCGAGCATGAAATCCTTGCCGAAGGCGATGATCGTGTCCGGAGGCTCGCCCTTGTAGGTATAGACCACGCTGACCAGCGCGGGGTTGACGTAGACGGGCTTGCCGTCGGCGGGCGAGGTGAACTGACAGAGCTTGGGCATG contains:
- a CDS encoding SAF domain-containing protein — translated: MNFHAHYAGITQAIETCLVGSGGFGRSYLAQARKIPLVNARIAVDITADAAGRAFAAAGFAQAEIALCETPEQAQAAWDAGRCVAAGRLETVIALPFELLAEATGSPEAATRHALMAIEAGRHVALVSKEADSVVGPGLARLARDKGVVVTPVDGDQPSLLIALASWAEVLGLEIIAAGKSSEYDFVFDPATGSVTCNGVARVLPELREHWLGGEPSAVVRTAAERARILGQAFPLRAVPDLCEMTLVANALDLSADAAGFHAPPARIPELADLFAGTSDGGLVSGTRRIDVFHHLRLAEEASFAGGVFIVVACDNAETWDMLAGKGHVVGHDGKTAMIYLPRHLLGVEVATSILDAVGLGRSGYGEDYRPRQDLVAVAQRDLAAGTVLTMGGHHHSIADVGAEVRPAAALAEDRAAPFYLVADRRLVRPVRAGDAIRLGDVEIAADSDLLAMRRRQDALFAA
- a CDS encoding GntR family transcriptional regulator; translation: MSEPAIDYPRITRRTLHDEVLERLRDMIIEGRLAPGQRINEGVVGAQLGVSRTPLREAIKTLASEGLVEILPAKGAIVRRFSARDLADILEVLKTLEQLGGRITCEEASDAAIEAIHALHQQMLALYETRNRLEYFKLNQAIHSAIVAASGNAALMEMHATLQSRIKRLRFVGNEGPVKWAGAVAEHEEMMAALLKRDAAELSRIIGVHMDSTLLRVREVL